Part of the Caulifigura coniformis genome, CGATTCGAGCACTCCTGCGGAGGATTCCGGCAGAGTTTTCGCCCCGCCCGGGTCGTTGCCGACGCCCTTCCCCGCAGCCAGATGCTTCCCGCCACGAACCTTCGTGAGACCGCCGATGCCCGCGTTTGTCGTCCTCGAGCATGACCACCCGGTGCTGCACTGGGATCTGATGCTCGATGCGGGAGAGTCGCTCCGAACGTGGAGGCTGTCCGAGCCCCCCCTTGCCGGCAGGACGACAACGTGCGAATCGCTGCCAGACCACCGCCGGGCCTACCTCGACTATGAAGGGCCGGTGAGCGGAGGACGAGGGACGGTGAGCCGGGTGATGCGCGGCGATTTTGCCATCGAGGATGACACCCCCGATCACCTGACCGCGCGACTCAGATTCGACGACGGCGAACTGTCGATGACGCTCAGGCCGGCAACCGGAGTCGGGACCGCAACGTTCCGCGCTGTCTGAGCGACGGTCGACACATCACCCTGACGAATCCGCAACCGCGACCAGGCGGGCCCAGAACGCGGGGGCGACATCATGGGGCCCCCGCGCCGCAACCTGCCGGAGTGACTCCACAGGATCAATCCCTTATCCAACGGGCAATCGCAACTGCTACGACGGCCGGCGACCGGCTCATCCCTCCGCTGCAGGCCACCAGCGTGGGGACGCCGCCCTTCAAGCATTCCTGAACAGTGGCAACCGCCAGAAACAGCATCGAGTCGGACTGCTCCGCGCCATCCATCAGCGGGAACCGGCAATACGCCAGGTCCCGCGAAAGCTGAGCCGCCGGCTCATCAATGGCGAGATCGACGACGACGCGAATTCCCGCATGGTGCAACTGCGGAAGACTGCGAGCATCACGGGCATTACCAACCCAGACCAGCCCCTCGATGATTGGCCGCATCGAGCATTCCCCCGCCACGCCTCAATTGGCAACGGGCCGACGCGCCTTCAACGCACGCCGACCCGCCGTGAACTCGAACAGTCGTGGTCTCATACACCGGCGGCCGCGATCAATCGCCAGCATCCGCGCTCGAACCGCGGCCACTGGAGGTTTCGACGCGATTTCCCGCGTGGAACGACTCGAGAACTTTCGCCCGCAGTTCGGCCGTGACTTTCGGATTCTCTTCGAGATACGCACGCGCCTTGTCGCGCCCCTGACCGATGCGGTTCTCACCGTAGTTGAACCAGGCTCCACTCTTGGTGAGCAGGCCCTGGGCGGTGGCGAGGTCGATGATGTCCCCCTCGGTGCTGATGCCACGGGAGCCCAGCATATCGAATTCGGCCACGCGGAACGGCGGGGCGACCTTGTTCTTCACAACCTTGATCCGCATGCGGATGCCGGTCGTTTCCTCGCCATCC contains:
- a CDS encoding DNA polymerase ligase N-terminal domain-containing protein encodes the protein MPAFVVLEHDHPVLHWDLMLDAGESLRTWRLSEPPLAGRTTTCESLPDHRRAYLDYEGPVSGGRGTVSRVMRGDFAIEDDTPDHLTARLRFDDGELSMTLRPATGVGTATFRAV
- a CDS encoding dual specificity protein phosphatase family protein yields the protein MRPIIEGLVWVGNARDARSLPQLHHAGIRVVVDLAIDEPAAQLSRDLAYCRFPLMDGAEQSDSMLFLAVATVQECLKGGVPTLVACSGGMSRSPAVVAVAIARWIRD